One Deltaproteobacteria bacterium genomic region harbors:
- a CDS encoding alpha-D-glucose phosphate-specific phosphoglucomutase, producing the protein MRPHPLAGRPVPDEDLANIPALVSAYYTLSPDPEEPAQRVSFGTSGHRGSAPMRTFNEDHIAAICQAIADCRRKAGIDGPLFLGKDTHALSEPAFLTSLEVLAANEIDVRIQNGGGYTPTPVVSHAILTWNRGRSETLADGIVITPSHNPPQDGGIKYNPPQGGPADTATTTDIARRANRLLSENLRSVRRLTLDRVRASGRIQPFDFIDHYVSDLENIVDMKAIRQAGLRLGVDPMGGSGIAYWDPIADRYGLDIVVVNRRVDPTFSFMPLDRDGVVRMDCSSPFAMSNLIALKDRFDIAFANDPDYDRHGIVTAGSGLLNPNHYLAVAVDYLFSHREQWGTKVGIGKTLVTSSMIDRVAAGLGREIHETPVGFKWFVNGLLQGTLGFGGEESAGASFLRRDGTVWTTDKDGIIMDLLAAEITAVLGQDPGARYRRLEDRFGSSIYERTDAPIDDIRRQAFSRLNPEKMQLKALAGEPVLQVLTRAPGNDAPIGGLKIVTASGWFAARPSGTENIYKIYAESFMGLDHLRSIQAEAQVFVDQTLADCIET; encoded by the coding sequence ATGCGACCCCACCCCTTAGCCGGCCGCCCGGTCCCCGATGAGGACCTCGCCAACATCCCGGCCCTCGTGTCCGCCTACTACACCTTGTCCCCGGACCCCGAAGAACCAGCCCAGAGGGTTTCCTTCGGCACATCAGGGCATCGGGGTTCAGCCCCTATGCGAACTTTCAACGAGGATCACATTGCCGCAATCTGCCAGGCCATCGCCGATTGTCGACGGAAAGCCGGCATCGACGGCCCTCTCTTTCTCGGCAAGGATACCCATGCCCTGTCCGAGCCGGCCTTTTTGACCTCTCTGGAGGTCCTCGCCGCCAACGAGATCGATGTCCGTATTCAAAACGGAGGAGGCTATACCCCGACCCCAGTTGTCTCCCACGCCATTCTGACCTGGAACCGCGGCCGGTCCGAAACCCTGGCCGACGGAATCGTGATCACTCCGTCCCACAACCCTCCCCAGGACGGCGGCATAAAGTACAATCCGCCCCAGGGAGGCCCGGCCGACACGGCCACCACGACCGACATCGCCCGACGGGCCAACAGGCTCCTGTCCGAAAATCTGCGGTCAGTTAGACGCCTGACTCTGGACCGCGTCCGGGCCTCGGGCCGAATCCAGCCCTTTGACTTCATTGACCACTATGTCTCGGACCTCGAAAACATTGTGGACATGAAGGCCATTCGCCAAGCCGGCCTCCGGCTCGGAGTCGACCCCATGGGAGGCTCGGGCATCGCCTATTGGGACCCCATCGCCGATCGCTACGGGCTGGATATCGTCGTGGTCAACAGGCGGGTGGACCCCACCTTCTCATTCATGCCCCTGGATCGGGACGGGGTCGTACGCATGGACTGCTCCTCGCCCTTTGCCATGTCGAATCTCATCGCGCTCAAGGACCGCTTCGACATCGCCTTCGCCAACGACCCCGACTACGATCGGCACGGAATTGTCACCGCCGGATCCGGGCTCTTGAACCCCAACCACTATTTGGCCGTGGCCGTGGACTATCTCTTTTCCCATCGGGAGCAATGGGGCACGAAGGTCGGCATTGGCAAGACCCTTGTGACCAGTTCCATGATCGACCGAGTGGCCGCAGGCCTGGGTCGCGAAATTCACGAGACCCCTGTTGGGTTCAAGTGGTTCGTCAACGGGCTTCTGCAAGGGACCCTGGGCTTCGGCGGTGAGGAATCGGCCGGGGCCTCGTTCCTGCGCCGGGACGGAACCGTCTGGACCACGGACAAGGACGGCATCATCATGGATCTCTTGGCCGCTGAGATCACCGCGGTTCTCGGGCAGGATCCCGGAGCCCGGTATCGGCGACTGGAGGATCGGTTCGGGTCCTCGATCTATGAGCGAACAGATGCCCCCATCGACGACATCCGCCGCCAAGCCTTTTCCAGGCTCAATCCCGAAAAAATGCAACTGAAGGCCCTGGCCGGAGAACCCGTCCTTCAGGTTTTGACTCGGGCCCCAGGCAACGACGCACCCATCGGGGGACTCAAGATTGTGACAGCCAGCGGCTGGTTTGCAGCCCGTCCCTCGGGAACGGAAAATATTTACAAGATCTATGCCGAAAGCTTCATGGGGCTCGATCATCTCCGCAGCATCCAGGCCGAGGCACAGGTCTTCGTCGACCAGACCCTGGCCGACTGCATCGAAACATGA
- a CDS encoding helix-hairpin-helix domain-containing protein, which yields MFQKIGRIVFCLLALGLIVSTLPASASEKIDINTASAETLQTIPGIGPVLAERIVEQRTVEPFQSIEQIRLVKGIGEETFNKIKDYIMVTPHASNRDANQ from the coding sequence ATGTTCCAGAAAATTGGCCGCATCGTGTTTTGTCTTCTCGCCCTTGGTTTGATCGTGTCCACTCTGCCGGCCTCGGCGTCGGAAAAAATTGACATCAACACGGCCTCTGCCGAAACCCTCCAGACCATTCCCGGCATCGGGCCTGTTCTGGCCGAGAGGATCGTCGAGCAACGCACCGTGGAACCGTTCCAAAGCATCGAACAAATCAGGCTGGTCAAGGGTATCGGAGAGGAAACCTTCAACAAGATCAAAGACTATATCATGGTCACGCCCCACGCATCGAACCGCGACGCCAACCAGTGA
- a CDS encoding CvpA family protein: MNLLDIIILGVAAFMLIRGCFRGLVREVASIVGLVLAFYLANSYHNQITPLVARYVVYEYAQAISYLLVFLGVMLGAFLVSTIVRRFLRLIMLGWLDTLGGGILGGAKGLLFGCVLILALTTFLPQNSPIVASSKLAPHLTHLNKQISALLPQEMKEQFKEKSKSLAEFWKGEWAENLKDTDRQ, encoded by the coding sequence ATGAACCTGCTCGACATCATCATCCTCGGCGTGGCCGCTTTCATGCTCATACGAGGGTGCTTCCGGGGCCTCGTCCGGGAAGTGGCCTCCATTGTCGGACTCGTCCTGGCCTTTTATCTGGCCAACTCCTACCATAATCAAATCACTCCTCTCGTGGCCAGATACGTAGTCTACGAATATGCCCAGGCTATCTCGTATCTACTTGTATTTTTAGGTGTAATGCTTGGAGCCTTTCTCGTTTCAACGATCGTTCGGCGCTTTCTTCGCCTGATTATGCTCGGCTGGCTCGACACCCTCGGGGGAGGAATCCTCGGCGGAGCCAAGGGTCTTCTTTTCGGATGCGTTCTGATCCTGGCCCTGACCACCTTCCTGCCCCAAAACTCACCCATTGTGGCCAGTTCAAAACTGGCCCCACACCTCACGCACCTTAACAAACAGATCTCAGCCCTTCTGCCTCAGGAAATGAAGGAACAATTCAAGGAAAAGAGCAAGTCCTTGGCCGAATTCTGGAAGGGTGAATGGGCAGAAAACCTCAAGGATACGGACCGGCAATGA
- a CDS encoding nucleoside triphosphate pyrophosphohydrolase yields MSDNPIDEVLDRLLAPEGCPWDRKQTPLSLCDYLVEECFELAEAIRSGVLGDIDEELGDVFFLLFFILRLYRDHNLTADQVYRHSATKMIRRHPHVFSDTVVGSIRELWDNWERIKKEEKSEKETGPGPKRAFASLPASLPPLLRAYRINAKAARVGFTWHSDEDQETALGHEWHEWLQALDRKDKDHMEDEFGDYLFALVEYGRRRGLKANAALSRANAKFLRRYAAMEDLAAERGYELDSLDLESKNELWDEAKAGSGVPAD; encoded by the coding sequence ATGAGCGACAACCCCATCGACGAAGTACTTGACCGTCTGCTGGCCCCGGAGGGATGCCCGTGGGACCGAAAGCAGACGCCTCTGTCCCTCTGCGACTATCTCGTGGAGGAATGTTTCGAACTGGCCGAGGCCATCCGGTCCGGGGTCCTGGGCGACATTGATGAGGAGCTGGGCGACGTCTTCTTCCTGCTCTTCTTCATCCTCCGCCTCTACCGTGATCACAATTTGACCGCCGATCAAGTCTACCGGCACTCGGCGACCAAGATGATCCGCCGCCATCCCCACGTCTTTTCAGACACTGTGGTCGGCTCCATTCGTGAGCTCTGGGACAATTGGGAACGGATCAAAAAAGAAGAAAAATCCGAGAAGGAAACCGGACCGGGTCCGAAGCGAGCCTTTGCCTCCCTACCGGCATCTCTCCCTCCCCTGCTCCGGGCCTACAGAATCAACGCAAAAGCCGCCAGGGTCGGGTTCACTTGGCATTCGGACGAGGATCAGGAGACCGCCCTCGGCCATGAGTGGCATGAATGGCTGCAGGCCCTCGACCGGAAGGACAAGGACCACATGGAGGACGAATTCGGAGACTATCTTTTTGCCCTGGTCGAATACGGCCGCCGCCGCGGCCTCAAGGCCAACGCTGCCCTGTCCAGGGCCAACGCCAAGTTTTTGAGACGCTACGCGGCCATGGAGGATTTGGCTGCCGAACGGGGATACGAACTTGATTCCCTTGATCTTGAATCCAAAAACGAGCTCTGGGACGAAGCCAAGGCCGGTTCCGGGGTCCCCGCAGACTAG
- the serB gene encoding phosphoserine phosphatase SerB, with protein MREIILINVSGRDCPGLTASLAEVLAQYNANILDISQAVIHDGLALGLVVEIPPESESSPILKELLYRAHNLDVQLKFTPIGEERYEEWVSVQGRQRHIVTILGRRISARALAMVSAVIFENGLNIDFMSRLSGRISFRRQAVRPRACMEISVRGTPLDRTAMRSAFMDISRNCGVDIAFQEDNAFRRNRRLVAFDMDSTLIEAEVIDELAKAAGVGAEVAELTARAMQGEMDFRESLTRRVSLLQGLPAEVLGEVARTLPLTEGAERVIRTLKFLGYKLAIISGGFGYFGRLLQKRLDIDYVCANELEIEGGRLTGKIVGKIVDGARKAEILREIADKERIDLEQVIAVGDGANDLPMIDIVGLGIAFHAKPVVKAGAGQSISHLGLDGILYFLGIRDRDAFPGSEEPAGEGPPSLK; from the coding sequence ATGCGCGAGATCATACTCATCAATGTTTCGGGACGCGACTGTCCGGGTCTGACGGCCAGCCTTGCGGAAGTCTTGGCCCAGTACAATGCGAATATCCTGGACATCAGCCAGGCCGTGATCCATGACGGACTGGCCTTGGGGCTGGTGGTGGAGATTCCTCCGGAGTCGGAGTCGTCGCCGATCCTCAAGGAACTTCTCTACAGGGCCCACAATCTCGACGTTCAGCTCAAGTTTACGCCCATCGGGGAGGAACGCTACGAGGAATGGGTTTCGGTCCAGGGCCGGCAGCGGCACATCGTCACCATTCTGGGCCGGAGGATCTCGGCTAGGGCCCTGGCCATGGTTTCGGCGGTCATTTTTGAAAACGGCCTGAACATCGATTTCATGTCCCGCCTGTCGGGCCGGATTTCCTTTCGGAGGCAAGCAGTCAGGCCCAGAGCCTGCATGGAGATTTCGGTCAGAGGCACGCCGCTGGACCGGACGGCCATGCGTTCGGCCTTCATGGACATTTCCAGGAATTGCGGAGTGGACATCGCGTTCCAGGAGGACAACGCCTTTCGCCGAAACCGCCGCCTGGTGGCCTTTGACATGGACTCGACCTTGATCGAGGCTGAGGTCATCGACGAACTGGCCAAGGCCGCGGGGGTCGGGGCCGAGGTGGCCGAACTCACCGCCCGGGCCATGCAGGGTGAGATGGATTTCAGAGAAAGCCTGACAAGGCGAGTGTCACTCCTGCAGGGGCTTCCGGCTGAAGTCCTCGGTGAGGTGGCCAGGACTCTGCCTTTGACCGAAGGGGCCGAGCGGGTGATCCGGACCCTCAAGTTTCTGGGCTACAAGCTGGCCATTATTTCGGGCGGGTTCGGCTATTTCGGGCGACTGCTTCAGAAACGTCTGGACATCGACTATGTCTGTGCAAACGAACTGGAGATAGAAGGCGGACGCCTGACAGGGAAGATCGTCGGGAAAATCGTGGACGGAGCTCGGAAGGCCGAAATTCTGAGAGAAATTGCAGACAAGGAGCGTATCGACCTGGAGCAGGTCATCGCCGTGGGCGACGGGGCCAACGATCTTCCAATGATCGACATCGTCGGATTGGGCATCGCCTTTCACGCCAAGCCCGTGGTCAAGGCCGGAGCCGGGCAGAGCATCTCTCACCTCGGTCTGGACGGAATTCTCTATTTTTTGGGCATTCGGGACCGGGACGCATTCCCTGGCTCCGAGGAGCCTGCCGGGGAAGGTCCCCCAAGTCTGAAGTAA
- a CDS encoding FtsX-like permease family protein codes for MRNFGLLTLQGVMDVFRQPWALTLTLAAIVLVTIMGGSFLMVMHNLELQLNRHRGSVQFQVYWRPGTEQTLVQADWEALRGLEGLKSLKTFTPDQALEVLSESLGAAQDKGLGGAANPLPATALADFDVPDPDVQAWGKAMYGRLSTMPQVAEVHFNPVQLDTLSSWVTMVRRVFWPSLVFLALVAALAVGNTIKLSLVRRREEVDILRLVGAGRWYIQYPLLIGGAVQGFLGGILALGALKGLQIAMARALDFPPLWMRIEFLPPEQALALIGGLVLTGMAGSLVALGE; via the coding sequence ATGCGTAATTTCGGACTCCTGACCCTCCAGGGCGTCATGGACGTTTTCCGTCAGCCTTGGGCTCTGACCTTGACCTTGGCGGCCATCGTCCTGGTGACCATCATGGGCGGCAGCTTCCTCATGGTCATGCATAATCTGGAACTTCAGTTGAATCGTCATCGAGGGTCGGTCCAGTTCCAGGTCTACTGGCGGCCGGGAACGGAACAGACCTTGGTCCAGGCCGACTGGGAGGCCCTGCGGGGCTTGGAAGGTCTGAAGTCGTTGAAAACCTTCACCCCGGACCAGGCCCTGGAGGTATTGTCCGAGTCCTTGGGAGCGGCCCAGGACAAGGGGCTCGGCGGAGCCGCCAATCCCCTTCCGGCCACGGCCCTGGCCGACTTCGATGTTCCCGATCCGGACGTGCAGGCCTGGGGTAAGGCCATGTATGGCCGCCTGTCGACCATGCCCCAGGTTGCCGAGGTCCATTTCAATCCGGTCCAGCTGGACACCCTCTCCTCCTGGGTGACCATGGTCCGCCGGGTGTTTTGGCCGTCGCTGGTTTTTCTGGCCTTGGTGGCGGCCCTGGCCGTGGGTAACACCATCAAGCTTTCCCTGGTTCGCCGCCGGGAAGAGGTGGACATCCTCCGGTTGGTCGGGGCGGGCAGGTGGTACATTCAATATCCCCTGCTCATAGGCGGCGCGGTTCAGGGATTCTTGGGCGGGATTCTGGCCCTCGGAGCTCTCAAGGGCCTCCAGATTGCCATGGCCAGGGCTTTGGATTTCCCCCCCCTGTGGATGCGAATTGAATTCCTCCCCCCCGAGCAGGCCCTTGCCCTAATTGGGGGTCTTGTTCTGACCGGCATGGCCGGAAGCCTGGTGGCTCTTGGAGAATGA
- a CDS encoding ATP-binding cassette domain-containing protein has translation MIEVNHLSFSFGRHWVLKDVTFSVGKGEFVFLTGPSGAGKTTLMRVLHGALPVTRGNVSVAGFALAPKVRPRVDLLRRKVSVVFQDFKILPDRTAFQNVMIPLHIIGLPPSRAERRVRAVLRSLQLEDKADVPCRELSGGEQQRVAIARAVVVNPAVLLADEPTGNLDRSLAMRLLAVFRQFHLHGTTIVLATHNHDVLKSQPGGRILQLNDGRIEGEYTVPGGGQ, from the coding sequence ATGATCGAGGTCAACCATCTCTCCTTTTCCTTCGGGCGCCATTGGGTCCTCAAGGACGTCACCTTCAGCGTCGGCAAGGGGGAATTCGTCTTTCTGACCGGTCCCTCCGGGGCGGGAAAGACCACCCTCATGAGGGTCCTTCACGGTGCTTTGCCGGTGACCAGAGGAAATGTGAGCGTGGCCGGGTTTGCCCTCGCCCCGAAAGTCCGCCCCAGGGTCGATCTCCTGCGGCGGAAGGTCAGCGTGGTCTTTCAGGATTTCAAGATTCTTCCGGACCGGACGGCCTTTCAGAACGTCATGATCCCCCTGCATATCATCGGACTGCCCCCCTCCAGGGCCGAGCGCAGGGTCAGGGCAGTGCTACGGAGCCTCCAGCTGGAGGACAAGGCCGACGTCCCCTGCCGAGAGCTGTCCGGGGGTGAACAGCAACGGGTGGCCATCGCCAGGGCCGTGGTGGTCAACCCGGCTGTGCTCCTGGCCGACGAGCCCACAGGCAATCTGGACCGGAGCTTGGCCATGCGCCTTCTGGCCGTGTTTCGGCAGTTTCATCTCCACGGGACGACCATCGTTCTGGCCACCCACAACCACGACGTGCTCAAGAGCCAGCCCGGGGGCCGGATTCTGCAGCTCAATGATGGGCGGATCGAAGGGGAATACACCGTGCCGGGAGGTGGACAGTGA